In Salvia splendens isolate huo1 unplaced genomic scaffold, SspV2 ctg707, whole genome shotgun sequence, the following are encoded in one genomic region:
- the LOC121791041 gene encoding uncharacterized protein LOC121791041 has product MPWFIGGDFNTILSAGDRMGSDTNRLAEMVDFAEAIEDCGLLDPGYDGSDFTWAKNGLMERLDRVLINEVASQRFEAIRVTNLPRIASDHGPLLVRCKMPNTPGGGKAFRFQNMWVRHEGFNELVREDWGTPTEAAGLLNLKLKLARIKRTLKRWNREKRVRLRIHKINVNGCELTEDSAIQASVVEFYQNLLAPCNPVLTEPDLSLLHRLPPSESLAALPEPPDADEVKRAVFDISANSAPGPDGYSALFFQACWSIVGSDVVDAVRQFFGGAFLPRSFTATSIVLIPKKPIPESWGDYRPISLCNVINKVITKILSKRLAPLLPRVVAPNQSGFVKGRLLNDNVVLAQEMFHELQRSTPAPNVAIKIDMAKAYDRVQWPFLLKVLKHMGFPEPWVDLIQRCIGSCWFSILVNGAPAGFFKSTRGLRQGDPISPALFVLAADYLSRLLDKLILGNKEMTFKATRGRWTNTIQREGGFSRGTFPFLYLGVPIYRCVKRSSMFLFLREKIAARISGWAHRHLSFGRRLTLIKSTLEAIPLHIFQAIEPTGGALKQLDQQMARFFWGSTNEKKRTHWISWEQACLPTAEGGLGIRKIKEVLRAFNIKLWWRFREQNSLWATYLMAKYCQKVSPLTARPLGRGSPTWKRILKARPLAQPHIRWVVGEGKMLFWDDLWLGETPLRELSLDDRGGPLARVADYIKDGAWDEPKLRNLQAQAGLAQHIVQKILDTPVISDGPDVPRWRLSTNGEFSLATTWETLRSQMPIVQGLDDIWRAATRDGPAWQSAILLSEGGEVVVAISGKLTNAPPKASCPMLESSLSIRPSCGRLSPPPSPVTMSAPGARSSAGASPSFPAPAISSMFLGSSSPLGEGEFSTGDEKMEPLHFGLPTGELPSAPKSIFFRSCLSSGIGEGTNLFRPVLLVGGAGVLFLSFTFDFMVFFAVFFEGGLMEESPSDMNNFMENDMEEEENWEDSTAHNENDDGANPTHMEAVTPHEGNGLQIQTMKGNSKAC; this is encoded by the exons ATGCCGTGGTTTATTGGAGGGGAtttcaacacaatcctctccGCGGGAGACAGAATGGGGAGTGACACAAACCGCCTGgctgaaatggtggactttgcaGAGGCTATTGAAGACTGTGGTCTCTTGGATCCAGGGTATGATGGATCAGACTTTACTTGGGCTAAGAATGGCCTTATGGAAAGGCTAGACAGGGTGCTGATTAATGAGGTGGCGTCTCAACGGTTCGAGGCAATACGAGTCACAAACCTCCCCCGTATTGCATCGGATCATGGCCCTCTCCTTGTCCGATGCAAGATGCCTAATACCCCCGGAGGAGGTAAAGCCtttcggttccaaaacatgtgggtacGGCATGAAGGATTTAATGAATTGGTGAGGGAAGATTGGGGGACCCCCACGGAGGCGGCGGGTCTCCTCAACTTGAAGCTCAAGCTAGCAAGGATTAAGAGAACATTAAAACGGTGGAATAGAGAG aagagggtTCGGCTACGGATACACAAGATCAACGTGAATGGGTGTGAACTCACGGAAGACTCGGCCATCCAAGCATCGGTGGTTGAGTTTTATCAAAACCTTCTTGCTCCATGCAATCCGGTACTTACGGAACCGGACCTAAGCCTCCTACACCGACTTCCCCCTTCGGAGTCTTTGGCGGCCCTCCCCGAACCTCCAGATGCGGATGAAGTGAAAAGAGCGGTCTTCGACATCTCGGCCAATAGTGCTCCTGGACCGGATGGCTATTCGGCTCTCTTTTTCCAAGCCTGCTGGAGCATTGTGGGATCGGATGTGGTGGATGCGGTTAGACAATTTTTCGGCGGGGCCTTTCTTCCCCGAAGcttcacggccacaagcattgtacTCATCCCGAAGAAGCCCATTCCAGAGTCatggggagactacaggcccATTAGTTTGTGTAATGTGATCAATAAGGTGATTACTAAGATACTCTCCAAGCGACTGGCCCCTTTACTCCCACGCGTGGTAGCTCCCaaccaaagtggttttgtcaaagGGAGACTCCTCAATGATAACGTAGTACTTGctcaggagatgttccatgagctacAACGAAGCACACCGGCCCCTAATGTTGCAATCAAGATAGATATGgccaaggcctatgatcgagttcAATGGCCGTTTCTCCTAAAAGTCCTTAAACACATGGGATTCCCCGAGCCGTGGGTGGACCTCATCCAGAGATGCATTGGGTCTTGTTGGTTCTCAATCCTTGTCAATGGGGCGCCGGCCGGTTTTTTCAAATCTACCCGTGGCCTTAGGCAAGGGGACCCCATCTCTCCCGCCCTATTCGTCCTGGCCGCGGATTACCTCTCGAGACTTCTTGATAAACTCATCCTCGGCAACAAagaaatgacgttcaaagcaaCCCGGGGAA GGTGGACAAACACAATACAAAGGGAAGGAGGATTCTCTCGAGGTACGTTCCCGTTCCTTTACCTTGGAGTCCCTATTTACCGATGTGTGAAGCGCTCGAGCATGTTCTTGTTCCTCCGTGAGAAAATCGCGGCTAGGATCTCTGGGTGGGCCCAtcgacacctctcctttgggAGGAGACTTACTCTGATTAAAAGCACACTCGAAGCGATACCACTTCATATCTTCCAAGCTATCGAGCCTACGGGCGGTGCCctcaagcaattggatcagcaaaTGGCccgcttcttttgggggtcaACTAATGAGAAGAAGAGGACGCACTGGATAAGCTGGGAACAGGCTTGTCTACCAACGGCCGAGGGGGGATTGGGCATCCGGAAGATCAAGGAAGTCTTAAGAGCCTTTAACATCAAGTTATGGTGGCGGTTTAGGGAACAAAATTCCTTGTGGGCTACGTACTTAATGGCTAAATATTGTCAAAAGGTCTCCCCGCTAACAGCTAGACCATTGGGGAGGGGAAGCCCTACGTGGAAGAGGATTCTGAAGGCTCGGCCTCTTGCTCAACCGCACATTCGATGGGTGGTGGGAGAAGGGAAGATGCTATTTTGGGATGACTTATGGCTTGGAGAGACGCCTTTGAGagaacttagccttgatgatagagGAGGGCCTCTCGCTCGGGTGGCGGACTACATTAAGGATGGTGCATGGGATGAGCCTAAATTGCGGAATCTCCAAGCGCAAGCTGGCCTAGCACAACATATCGTACAAAAGATCCTCGACACACCCGTCATCTCGGATGGGCCGGATGTACCAAGATGGAGATTATCAACCAATGGAGAGTTCTCACTTGCTACTACATGGGAGACTTTACGAAGTCAAATGCCGATTGTGCAAGGCCTGGACGACATTTGGAGAGCAGCAACACGTGACGGCCCAGCTTGGCAAAGCGCCATTTTACTTTCGGAAGGAGGGGAAGTTGTTGTGGCTATTTCGGGCAAATTGACTAACGCGCCACCCAAGGCCTCTTGTCCCATGCTAGAGTCTTCTCTCTCCATTCGGCCATCTTGTGGTAGGTTGAGCCCCCCTCCGTCACCGGTTACCATGTCCGCGCCGGGCGCAAGGTCGTCGGCCGGAGCGTCACCATCCTTTCCCGCGCCGGCGATTTCTTCAATGTTCTTAGGATCTTCTTCACCGTTGGGAGAGGGGGAGTTCTCCACCGGCGACGAGAAGATGGAGCCTTTACATTTTGGccttccgaccggcgagctaCCCTCGGCCCcaaaatcaatcttcttccggaGCTGCTTGTCTTCCGGCATAGGTGAGGGTACAAATCTTTTCCGGCCCGTACTTTTGGTGGGAGGAGCTGGCGTGCTTTTTCTCTCCTTCACCTTCGATTTCATGGTTTTCTTCGCCGTTTTCTTCGAGGGAGGGTTAATGGAAGAGTCTCCCTCCGACATGAAC AACTTCATggagaatgatatggaagaAGAGGAGAATTGGGAAGACTCCACCGCTCACAATGAAAACGATGATGGAGCCAACCCCACCCATATGGAAGCCGTGACACCTCATGAAGGGAATGGCCTTCAAATCCAAACGATGAagggaaactcaaaagcttgctga